The Glycine soja cultivar W05 chromosome 3, ASM419377v2, whole genome shotgun sequence genome window below encodes:
- the LOC114404998 gene encoding uncharacterized protein LOC114404998: MRIISKVMILSLSIIVVLSGTTYSIFLESENHIKSATFVSKSFEVGPGKIASKALYDIEFPKGHIGVKSFDAELVDEDGKSVPLYETYLHHWFAIKYNENITMSRYIEQSHDISKGINYTRNDGACRGFLLPHYWGLGGESRGTSSNLPDPFAVEFGNPTNIPHGFKEKWLFDIMVIDTRGAYSRKGCTECRCDLLNLPKDFYNVTRDINDQPLSLNYKGGLFCCKDNLQCKLRKGFHGPTRKLSLRYKIRWVDWDEHQVPLKFYILDTTDRVRTNGSSTIHDCQAEYTIPRIGHGDSPHVKKANIPMKKGGYLIYGTSHMHTGVVNATLYGQDGRVLCTSTPKYGTGKEAGNERGYLVGMSGCYPKPGSVEIKDGEILTLETTYQNKFRTGAMGFFYIHLAEQLPNILKI, encoded by the exons ATGAGGATTATCTCTAAAGTAATGATACTTTCATTATCAATAATAGTGGTTCTCTCTGGCACAACATACTCAATTTTCCTAGAGTCTGAAAATCATATCAAATCGGCTACTTTTGTGTCTAAAAGTTTTGAAGTGGGACCAGGAAAAATTGCATCAAAAGCACTTTATGATATTGAGTTTCCAAAAGGTCATATTGGGGTCAAGAGTTTTGATGCCGAACTAGTTGATGAAGATGGGAAATCTGTACCTTTATATGAAACCTATCTTCATCATTGGTTTGCAATAAAGTACAATGAAAATATTACTATGTCACGGTACATTGAGCAATCTCATGACATTAGTAAAGGTATCAATTACACAAGAAATGATGGTGCATGCAGAGGCTTTTTGCTTCCACATTATTGGGGATTAGGAGGAGAATCACGAGGAACATCCTCAAATCTTCCAGACCCTTTTGCGGTAGAATTTGGTAATCCTACAAATATTCCACATGGATTTAAGGAAAAATGGTTGTTCGACATCATGGTTATCGATACACGTGGTGCATATAGTAGGAAAGGTTGCACAGAATGTAGATGTGACCTACTTAATCTTCCAAAGGACTTTTATAATGTCACAAGAGACATTAATGATCAACCATTGTCCCTAAATTATAAAGGAGGACTCTTTTGTTGTAAAGATAACTTACAATGCAAATTAAGAAAGGGTTTTCATGGCCCAACGAGAAAGCTTTCACTGAGATACAAAATAAGATGGGTTGATTGGGATGAACACCAAGTGCCACTAAAGTTTTATATACTTGATACAACTGATCGTGTGAGAACAAATGGCTCTTCAACAATTCATGATTGCCAG GCAGAATATACCATTCCAAGAATTGGTCATGGTGACTCCCCTCATGTTAAGAAAGCAAACATCCCAATGAAAAAAGGTGGTTATCTTATATATGGCACTTCTCATATGCATACTGGTGTTGTCAATGCAACTCTCTATGGACAG GATGGAAGGGTTTTATGTACTTCAACACCAAAATATGGAACGGGAAAGGAAGCAGGAAATGAAAGAGGTTACCTAGTTGGAATGTCAGGTTGTTATCCCAAACCAGGCTCTGTTGAGATTAAAGATGGTGAAATTCTCACTCTAGAAACGACATATCAAAACAAGTTCCGTACTGGAGCTATGGGATTTTTCTATATTCACTTGGCTGAACAACTACCAAacattttaaagatttaa